The following proteins come from a genomic window of Sesamum indicum cultivar Zhongzhi No. 13 linkage group LG10, S_indicum_v1.0, whole genome shotgun sequence:
- the LOC105172346 gene encoding pentatricopeptide repeat-containing protein At3g05340: protein MSSVSCIFKKLSAPPSRHLILSWRCSSNFHVAMSSHASARICTPFTEAELGFLVSSCGREGNIRLGSCLHASIVKNPPFFDIGDPDSRRRAHVTYNCLLHLYCKCGELDDAVKMFDDMLLRDTVSWNSLISGFLKHGHLQLGFGYFKSLVGSSIYRFDCASLTSVLSACDRLEAVRTVKMIHALAILNGYEKEITVGNALTTSYFKCRSFGSGMRVFDEMMERNVVTWTAAISGLAQNEFYGESLKLFVEMYHSVLSPNYLTYLSALSACSGLQALKEGAQIHGVTWKLGIQSDLCIESALMDMYSKCGCMEDAWQIFESAEVLDEVSMTVILVGFAQNGFEEEAIKMFVKIVKAGNNVDPNMISAILGVFGTDTSQGLGVQVHSLVIKRGFDSNVFVNNGLINMYSKCGELEESVKVFDWMTQKNQVSWNSIIAAFARHGDGLKALQFYEEMRLQGVEPTDITFLSLLHACSHAGLLHKGMEFLESMEKAYGMCPRMEHYASIVDMLGRAGFLEEAKNFIEELPLKPDVLVWQPLLGACGIYGDIDIGKYAADQLAHAAPDSPVPYISMANIYSSRGRWKERARTVKKMKDKGVKKETGISWIEIEKKIHSFVVADQMHPQGDGVYDILLMLFGHMRDEGYVPDSVFISVYSNQEGRGYSTDYLNLSNSIVI from the coding sequence ATGAGTTCTGTCAGTTGCATCTTCAAGAAACTCAGCGCTCCTCCTTCACGACATCTGATTCTTTCATGGCGCTGCTCCTCAAATTTCCACGTCGCAATGTCTTCACACGCCTCCGCAAGGATATGTACTCCCTTCACGGAAGCAGAGTTGGGATTCCTCGTCTCTTCTTGTGGAAGAGAAGGCAATATTCGTTTAGGTTCTTGTCTCCATGCTTCTATTGTCAAGAACCCACCATTCTTTGACATCGGAGACCCAGATAGTCGTAGAAGAGCTCATGTAACTTATAACTGTTTACTACATCTGTATTGCAAATGCGGTGAACTCGATGATGCAGTTAAAATGTTCGACGATATGCTCCTCAGGGATactgtttcgtggaattcacTTATTTCAGGTTTCTTGAAACATGGGCACTTGCAATTAGGATTTGGGTATTTCAAATCATTGGTGGGTTCTAGTATCTATCGATTTGATTGTGCGAGCTTAACTTCGGTGCTATCGGCTTGTGATAGGCTGGAGGCAGTTAGAACTGTAAAGATGATACACGCATTGGCGATTTTGAATGGTTATGAGAAGGAAATAACGGTGGGGAATGCGTTAACCACATCCTATTTCAAATGTCGATCTTTTGGGTCGGGCATGCGTGTTTTTGATGAGATGATGGAGAGGAATGTTGTTACTTGGACAGCTGCGATTTCTGGTCTGGCGCAAAATGAGTTTTATGGTGAAAGTTTGAAGCTGTTTGTGGAAATGTATCACAGTGTGCTCTCTCCCAATTATTTAACGTATTTGAGTGCACTTTCAGCATGCTCTGGTCTACAAGCACTCAAAGAGGGTGCTCAAATTCATGGTGTTACTTGGAAGCTGGGGATTCAATCAGATTTATGCATTGAAAGTGCCTTGATGGATATGTATTCGAAATGTGGTTGTATGGAGGATGCTTGGCAGATATTCGAGTCTGCGGAGGTCCTTGATGAGGTATCTATGACTGTTATACTTGTGGGTTTTGCACAAAATGGTTTTGAGGAGGAGGCTATAAAGATGTTTGTGAAGATAGTAAAGGCAGGAAACAATGTAGACCCAAACATGATTTCTGCCATTCTTGGGGTGTTTGGTACTGATACTTCTCAGGGTCTTGGTGTACAAGTTCATTCTTTGGTTATCAAGAGAGGTTTTGACTCTAATGTCTTTGTCAACAATGGCTTGATCAACATGTATTCCAAATGTGGGGAGTTGGAAGAATCTGTTAAGGTCTTTGATTGGATGACTCAGAAAaatcaagtttcatggaactCCATAATTGCAGCATTTGCTCGTCATGGGGATGGCTTGAAAGCACTACAATTTTATGAAGAAATGAGGTTGCAAGGTGTGGAGCCAACGGATATTACATTTCTATCTCTGCTCCACGCTTGTAGTCATGCAGGACTACTCCACAAAGGTATGGAGTTCTTAGAATCTATGGAGAAAGCATATGGAATGTGTCCAAGGATGGAGCATTACGCTAGTATAGTAGACATGCTTGGCCGAGCCGGGTTTTTAGAAGAAGCCAAGAACTTTATAGAGGAACTACCTTTGAAGCCTGATGTACTTGTTTGGCAGCCTTTACTCGGTGCTTGTGGTATTTATGGTGATATTGATATAGGAAAGTATGCAGCTGACCAGCTAGCTCATGCAGCACCTGATAGCCCAGTACCATATATTTCCATGGCTAACATTTACTCTTCTCGAGGGCGATGGAAAGAAAGAGCAAGAACagtcaagaaaatgaaagataaGGGAGTAAAGAAGGAAACGGGAATAAGTTGGATTGAGATTGAGAAAAAGATTCACAGCTTCGTAGTTGCTGATCAAATGCATCCACAAGGTGATGGCGTTTATGATATACTGCTAATGTTGTTTGGACATATGAGAGATGAAGGCTATGTTCCGGACAGCGTTTTCATCTCAGTCTACTCTAACCAAGAAGGAAGGGGTTATTCCACAGATTACCTGAATTTATCCAACTCCATTGTAATATAG